A window from Pseudobutyrivibrio ruminis HUN009 encodes these proteins:
- a CDS encoding MurR/RpiR family transcriptional regulator: MATTTDLISKINENYGRMSKGQKLLANYIIDNFDKAVFLTAAKLGDIIGVSESTVVRFASFIGYKGYPEFQQALEEMVRTKLNTTDRIELTNGGIEQNGVLRSVLSADALKVKNTMESIDEAAFENAVEAINSARRIYIVGLRTCAPLASFLAFYLNMIFDNVINLQTSSTSELFEQMIHIGEEDCIIGISFPRYSMRTLKALEFANNRRANVVTITDSIHSPMNLYSSCNLIAESGMHYVVDSLVAPLSVINALIVELCNRNQATVANNLDMIENIWNDYQFYENDEIDLVDDSIRMNYSGDFNE; encoded by the coding sequence ATGGCTACTACAACTGATTTAATTTCTAAAATTAATGAAAACTATGGCAGAATGTCAAAGGGGCAAAAGCTTCTTGCAAATTATATTATTGATAATTTTGACAAGGCTGTTTTCCTTACTGCTGCTAAATTAGGGGATATTATCGGTGTATCTGAATCCACGGTAGTTCGTTTTGCTTCTTTTATTGGATATAAAGGTTACCCAGAATTCCAACAAGCATTAGAGGAAATGGTTAGAACAAAGCTCAATACTACAGATAGAATTGAGCTTACAAATGGAGGCATCGAGCAAAATGGAGTTTTGCGTTCTGTATTATCTGCAGATGCTTTAAAGGTTAAAAACACCATGGAGTCCATTGATGAAGCTGCATTTGAAAATGCAGTTGAAGCAATTAATAGTGCCAGAAGAATATACATCGTAGGCCTCCGTACTTGCGCACCTTTAGCTTCATTTTTAGCATTTTATCTTAATATGATATTCGACAATGTAATCAATCTTCAAACTAGCTCTACCTCGGAGCTTTTTGAGCAGATGATTCATATCGGCGAGGAGGATTGCATTATTGGTATTTCATTCCCTCGTTATTCTATGCGTACGCTAAAGGCGTTGGAGTTTGCTAATAATAGAAGAGCTAATGTTGTAACTATTACAGATTCTATTCATTCCCCTATGAACCTTTACAGTTCTTGCAATCTTATTGCTGAAAGTGGAATGCATTATGTAGTAGATTCGCTAGTGGCTCCCTTGTCTGTGATTAATGCATTAATCGTTGAGCTTTGCAATCGTAATCAAGCTACGGTTGCAAACAATTTAGATATGATAGAAAACATTTGGAATGATTATCAATTCTACGAAAATGATGAAATAGATTTGGTGGATGATTCTATTAGAATGAATTATTCAGGAGATTTTAATGAGTAA
- the ispH gene encoding 4-hydroxy-3-methylbut-2-enyl diphosphate reductase, with product MEVILAKSAGFCFGVQRAVDVVNKQIEEGVSPLYTYGPIIHNEEVVKDFESHGVQVMEEDSNEDYEPGTVIIRSHGVTKAVEEDLKAAGHNVIDATCPFVKKIHRAVDEHSKNGEYIVIIGNPDHPEVRGIVGWINGDKYTVISGEQSAKDFSVNSHDTICIVSQTTFNHNKFQELVEIIKQKGYHIIVLNTICDATNKRQVEAFDIASQVDAMLVIGSKNSSNTQKLYEICKTRCNNTYYIQTADDFQPSDLSSIESVGITAGASTPNNIIEEVQKKCQK from the coding sequence ATGGAAGTAATCTTAGCTAAATCTGCAGGTTTTTGTTTTGGAGTACAAAGAGCTGTTGATGTTGTAAACAAACAAATAGAAGAGGGTGTTTCTCCACTTTATACCTATGGCCCTATTATCCATAATGAAGAAGTTGTAAAAGACTTCGAAAGTCATGGCGTTCAGGTCATGGAAGAGGATTCTAATGAAGATTATGAACCAGGAACTGTTATCATTCGTTCTCACGGTGTCACAAAAGCTGTTGAAGAAGATTTGAAGGCTGCTGGTCACAATGTTATTGATGCAACATGTCCATTTGTAAAAAAGATTCATCGTGCAGTTGATGAACATTCTAAGAATGGTGAGTACATTGTAATCATTGGAAATCCTGATCATCCTGAGGTACGAGGTATAGTTGGATGGATTAACGGAGATAAGTATACTGTTATTTCAGGAGAGCAAAGCGCTAAAGACTTTTCAGTTAATTCTCACGATACTATTTGTATTGTTTCTCAAACCACCTTTAACCACAATAAATTTCAAGAATTAGTTGAAATTATAAAGCAAAAAGGTTATCATATTATTGTTTTGAATACAATATGCGATGCGACTAATAAAAGGCAGGTTGAGGCTTTTGACATTGCGTCACAGGTCGATGCTATGCTTGTTATTGGAAGTAAAAATTCATCCAATACACAAAAGTTGTACGAAATATGCAAAACACGATGCAACAATACTTACTATATACAGACGGCTGATGATTTCCAGCCATCTGACCTTAGTTCCATTGAAAGTGTAGGTATTACCGCAGGGGCATCCACCCCAAACAATATTATTGAGGAGGTTCAAAAGAAATGTCAGAAATGA
- a CDS encoding sodium ion-translocating decarboxylase subunit beta translates to MSYVGETLLNLAGQTAFANLTWGNFVMIAVACVFLYLAIKKGYEPLLLLPIAFGMLLVNIYPDIIASPEETSNGVGGLLYYFYTLDEYSILPSLIFMGVGAMTDFGPLIANPISFWLGAAAQIGIFTAYLLAILLGFSDQAAAAVSIIGGADGPTSIFLAGKLGQSALMGPIAVAAYSYMSLVPIIQPPIMKALTTKEERSIKMAQLRPVSKLEKILFPIVVTIIVCLILPTTAPLVGMLMLGNLFKESGVVNQLTETASNALMYIVVILLGTSVGASTSAEAFLNPATIKIVVLGLVAFVFGTAAGVLFGKILCHVTGGKINPLIGSAGVSAVPMAARVSQKVGAEEDPTNFLLMHAMGPNVAGVIGTAVAAGVFMAIFGV, encoded by the coding sequence ATGAGTTACGTTGGAGAGACATTGTTAAATCTCGCCGGTCAAACTGCATTTGCAAATTTGACTTGGGGAAACTTTGTCATGATAGCGGTTGCCTGTGTTTTCCTTTATCTTGCAATCAAAAAGGGTTATGAACCACTTCTTTTGTTACCAATCGCATTTGGTATGTTGTTGGTTAACATTTACCCTGACATTATTGCATCACCAGAGGAAACATCTAATGGTGTAGGCGGCTTGCTTTATTATTTCTATACTCTTGATGAGTATTCAATTCTTCCTTCGCTTATTTTCATGGGCGTTGGAGCTATGACAGATTTCGGTCCACTTATCGCCAATCCAATAAGCTTTTGGCTTGGCGCTGCAGCACAGATTGGTATTTTCACAGCTTACCTTCTTGCAATCCTTTTAGGATTCTCAGATCAGGCAGCAGCTGCTGTATCAATCATCGGTGGAGCAGATGGACCTACATCTATTTTCTTGGCTGGTAAACTTGGACAGTCAGCACTTATGGGACCTATTGCTGTAGCAGCATACTCATATATGTCACTTGTTCCAATCATTCAGCCACCAATTATGAAGGCACTTACAACAAAAGAAGAGCGTTCAATCAAGATGGCACAGCTTAGACCTGTATCAAAGCTTGAAAAGATTCTCTTCCCAATTGTTGTTACAATTATTGTATGTTTGATTTTACCTACAACAGCTCCTCTTGTTGGTATGCTTATGCTTGGTAACTTGTTCAAGGAGTCAGGTGTTGTAAATCAGCTTACAGAGACAGCATCAAATGCTCTTATGTACATTGTAGTTATTTTACTTGGTACATCAGTAGGAGCTTCTACATCAGCTGAAGCATTCTTAAATCCAGCTACAATCAAGATCGTTGTTCTTGGTCTTGTCGCATTCGTATTTGGCACAGCTGCTGGTGTATTATTCGGAAAGATTCTTTGCCATGTTACTGGCGGAAAAATTAATCCACTTATTGGATCAGCAGGTGTTTCTGCTGTCCCAATGGCAGCCCGTGTTTCACAGAAGGTTGGTGCAGAAGAGGATCCTACAAACTTCTTGCTTATGCACGCTATGGGACCTAACGTAGCAGGCGTTATCGGAACAGCCGTTGCAGCCGGTGTATTTATGGCAATTTTCGGTGTTTAG
- a CDS encoding ribonuclease H-like domain-containing protein, with amino-acid sequence MEIIKNTYELDNLSYAIDKYFDKTTLFFDIECTGLSPRKSFIYLIGYATRIDNSVTITQLLAANESEEIEIITEFENVMASYDNLLGFNSTRFDESFIVERCRKYNFNTKIKSKNHMDMYLKTTKARCLLDLPNYKQKTIEQYLGLNRDDKYNGGELIPVYEKYSLTGDLESKNLILLHNYEDVQGMIYITDILAYPDLFNSQLRYVSHEFYTDKLRFIVETDITIPNSINKQRDYGIYIIKDNRIYVTLDLFNGELLTFLPDYKNYYYLINEDMIIPKSLGESMDKNSRRPAKKQDCKVKKEGQFLALPEKIDIGTTRIFKPSYEAKEAFVDVNDITPNLLLKVVRYMLKH; translated from the coding sequence ATGGAAATAATTAAAAACACTTATGAATTAGATAACTTAAGCTATGCAATCGACAAATATTTTGATAAAACCACACTTTTCTTTGATATTGAGTGTACAGGCCTATCTCCTAGGAAATCTTTTATTTATTTAATTGGATATGCTACAAGAATCGATAATTCTGTCACTATTACACAGCTATTGGCGGCTAATGAATCTGAAGAAATCGAAATAATTACTGAATTCGAAAATGTAATGGCGAGTTATGATAATCTACTAGGATTCAACTCCACACGATTTGACGAATCATTTATCGTAGAACGATGTAGAAAATACAATTTCAATACCAAGATTAAATCTAAGAATCATATGGATATGTATTTAAAAACAACAAAAGCCAGATGCCTTCTAGATTTACCAAACTATAAGCAAAAAACTATCGAGCAATATTTAGGGTTAAATAGAGATGATAAATATAACGGCGGCGAGCTTATTCCTGTATACGAAAAGTATTCTCTCACCGGTGATTTAGAGTCCAAAAACCTTATTCTTCTTCATAATTATGAAGACGTTCAAGGAATGATTTATATAACTGATATTCTGGCTTATCCTGATTTATTTAATTCGCAATTACGATATGTTTCTCATGAATTTTACACAGATAAACTTAGATTTATTGTTGAAACAGATATTACAATTCCAAATTCAATAAATAAACAACGAGATTACGGCATATATATCATAAAGGACAATCGTATATACGTTACGCTTGATTTATTCAACGGAGAACTGCTCACTTTTCTGCCTGATTATAAAAACTATTATTATCTGATAAACGAGGACATGATAATACCTAAATCATTAGGAGAAAGCATGGATAAAAACAGCCGTCGTCCTGCTAAGAAACAGGATTGTAAGGTAAAAAAAGAAGGGCAATTCCTTGCCCTTCCTGAAAAAATCGATATTGGAACTACTCGGATATTCAAACCTTCATATGAAGCAAAAGAGGCATTTGTTGATGTCAATGACATTACTCCTAATCTGCTATTGAAGGTTGTTAGATACATGCTTAAGCATTAG
- the rpsA gene encoding 30S ribosomal protein S1: protein MSEMSFEQMLEESFKTIHNGEVVDGTVISVKPDEIVLNIGYKSDGIITRSEYTNESNVDLTTVVKVGDPLSAIVIKVNDGEGQVLLSYKRLAQEKGNERLAEAFESGEVLTATVDKVLKGGLTVVVDEARVFIPASFVSDVYEKDLGKYQGQEISFVITEFDPKRRRIIGNRKTLLVADRAKAQEELMSKIAVGQEFEGTVKNVKDFGAFIDLGGADGLLHISEMSWGRVENPTKTLNVGDKIKVFVKEIKDGKIALSCKFDDENPWNGAADKYAVGTVVKGKVVRMKDFGAFVELAPGIDALLHVSQISKDRIEKPSDVLTIGQDIEAKVVEFNDAEKKISLSVKALLEPEASDDADVADVNIEEVAATEE from the coding sequence ATGTCAGAAATGAGTTTTGAACAAATGTTGGAGGAATCATTTAAAACTATACACAATGGAGAGGTAGTAGACGGTACTGTTATTAGCGTAAAGCCAGATGAAATCGTTTTAAATATCGGTTACAAGTCAGATGGTATCATAACACGTTCAGAGTACACAAATGAGTCAAACGTCGATCTTACTACTGTAGTTAAAGTTGGTGATCCTTTATCAGCTATCGTAATCAAGGTAAATGATGGTGAGGGTCAGGTTCTTCTTTCATACAAGAGACTTGCTCAGGAAAAGGGCAACGAAAGACTTGCAGAAGCTTTTGAAAGTGGAGAGGTTCTTACAGCTACAGTTGATAAGGTTCTTAAGGGTGGCCTTACAGTTGTTGTTGATGAGGCTAGAGTATTTATTCCAGCTTCATTCGTATCAGATGTTTATGAAAAGGATCTTGGAAAGTACCAGGGTCAGGAAATCAGCTTTGTAATCACAGAGTTCGATCCAAAGCGTCGTAGAATCATTGGTAACAGAAAGACACTTCTTGTTGCTGATAGAGCAAAGGCTCAGGAAGAGCTTATGTCTAAGATCGCTGTTGGACAGGAATTCGAAGGAACAGTTAAGAATGTTAAGGACTTCGGTGCATTCATCGATTTAGGTGGTGCTGATGGTCTTCTCCATATCTCAGAGATGAGCTGGGGCCGTGTTGAGAATCCTACAAAGACTCTTAACGTTGGCGATAAAATCAAAGTATTCGTTAAGGAAATCAAGGATGGCAAAATTGCTCTTTCTTGCAAGTTCGATGACGAGAATCCATGGAATGGCGCTGCAGATAAGTATGCAGTAGGTACTGTAGTAAAGGGTAAAGTAGTTCGTATGAAGGACTTTGGTGCTTTCGTAGAGCTTGCTCCTGGAATCGATGCACTCCTTCACGTATCACAGATTTCTAAGGATCGTATTGAAAAGCCTTCAGATGTTCTTACAATTGGTCAGGATATCGAAGCAAAGGTTGTTGAATTCAACGATGCTGAGAAGAAGATTAGCCTTTCTGTAAAGGCACTTCTTGAGCCAGAAGCTTCCGATGATGCAGATGTTGCAGATGTAAATATCGAAGAAGTAGCTGCTACAGAAGAATAA
- a CDS encoding CheR family methyltransferase, translating to MENYDGFKKEVYDLTKIDLSSYKEKQMRRRIDSLVTKHKCKEYHDYVALLKSDKEVFDEFVNFLTINVSEFYRNPEQWDLLTKEFIPELIKHSGQNLKIWSAACSTGDEPYSLVMALSQHLPLNKIKILATDIDKQVIATAKVGLYNAKSIANVPADLKKKYFTPVGNSFQISEEIKKCVEFKEHNLLRDTYPTNYDMIVCRNVLIYFTDEAKDEVYDKFCKSLRPGGILFIGSTEQVINYKDLGYKRRYSFYYEKN from the coding sequence ATGGAGAATTACGATGGATTCAAGAAAGAGGTTTATGATCTCACTAAAATCGATTTAAGTTCCTATAAAGAGAAACAGATGCGTAGACGTATAGATTCTCTTGTAACAAAACATAAATGTAAGGAATATCACGATTACGTTGCACTTTTAAAGAGTGACAAAGAAGTTTTTGATGAGTTTGTAAACTTCCTTACCATTAATGTTTCTGAGTTCTATAGAAATCCAGAGCAGTGGGATCTTCTTACAAAAGAATTCATTCCAGAATTAATCAAACATTCTGGCCAGAATCTTAAGATTTGGAGTGCTGCATGTTCTACTGGAGATGAGCCATATTCGTTAGTAATGGCATTATCACAGCATCTTCCTCTTAACAAAATTAAGATTCTTGCAACAGACATTGATAAGCAGGTTATCGCTACTGCAAAGGTTGGCTTATATAATGCCAAGAGTATTGCTAACGTTCCTGCAGATTTAAAAAAGAAATATTTTACACCAGTAGGAAATTCATTCCAGATAAGTGAAGAGATAAAGAAGTGTGTAGAATTTAAAGAGCATAATTTGCTTCGCGATACATATCCTACAAACTATGATATGATTGTTTGTCGAAATGTATTGATTTACTTTACAGATGAAGCAAAGGACGAAGTATATGACAAATTCTGCAAATCACTTCGTCCTGGTGGCATTCTATTTATTGGCTCTACAGAGCAGGTTATTAATTACAAAGATCTTGGATATAAGCGTCGTTACTCTTTCTATTACGAGAAGAACTAA
- a CDS encoding oxaloacetate decarboxylase subunit alpha, translated as MADISPKPVKITETVLRDAHQSLIATRMPTSIMLPIIDKMDQVGYNAVECWGGATFDACLRFLKEDPWDRLRKLRDGFKNTKLQMLFRGQNILGYSQYPDDVVEYFVQKSIANGIDIIRIFDCLNDIRNLQTAVNATNKEKGHAQVALSYTLGEAYTLDYWKDIAKRIEDMGASSICIKDMAGLLVPAKASELVSALKESTSLPIELHTHYTSGVASMTYLKAVEAGCDIIDCAISPFALGTSQPATEVMAAAFEGTPYDTGFDQELLSEIADYFRPYREECIESGLMSTKVLGVNINTLRYQVPGGMLSNLISQLKEQGKEDKLREVLEEVPRVRKDLGEPPLVTPSSQIVGTQAVFNVLMGERYKVVTEQTKDILLGKYGQTVKPFNPEVVEKALGPDKDKAITCRPADLLEPGLKKFEEECARWKQQDEDVLSYALFPKVATEFFEYREAQQTKVDPAKADKENKAYPV; from the coding sequence ATGGCAGATATTAGTCCAAAGCCAGTTAAAATTACAGAGACAGTGCTCCGTGATGCACATCAGTCTCTTATAGCAACACGTATGCCTACCTCAATTATGCTTCCTATCATTGATAAAATGGACCAGGTTGGATATAACGCAGTAGAGTGCTGGGGTGGTGCTACATTTGATGCATGTCTTCGTTTTCTTAAAGAAGATCCATGGGATAGACTTAGAAAGCTTCGTGATGGATTTAAGAATACAAAGCTTCAGATGCTTTTCAGAGGTCAGAACATCTTAGGATACAGCCAGTATCCAGATGATGTTGTTGAATACTTCGTTCAGAAGTCAATTGCAAATGGTATCGATATCATTCGTATTTTTGATTGCCTTAACGATATCAGAAACCTTCAGACAGCAGTCAATGCTACAAACAAAGAGAAAGGACATGCACAGGTTGCCCTTTCATACACTCTTGGAGAGGCTTATACACTTGATTACTGGAAGGATATTGCAAAGCGTATCGAAGATATGGGTGCATCTTCAATCTGTATCAAGGATATGGCTGGTCTTCTTGTCCCAGCTAAGGCTTCAGAGCTTGTTTCGGCTTTAAAGGAATCTACAAGCCTTCCTATCGAGCTTCATACTCACTACACATCAGGTGTTGCTAGTATGACATACTTAAAGGCCGTAGAAGCTGGTTGTGATATCATCGACTGCGCAATTTCACCATTCGCACTTGGTACATCTCAGCCTGCAACAGAAGTTATGGCTGCTGCATTCGAAGGAACACCTTACGATACAGGATTTGATCAGGAACTTCTTTCAGAAATTGCTGATTACTTCAGACCATACAGAGAAGAGTGCATCGAGAGCGGTCTTATGTCAACAAAGGTACTTGGTGTAAACATCAACACACTTCGTTATCAGGTACCTGGTGGTATGCTTTCAAACCTTATCAGCCAGCTTAAAGAGCAGGGTAAGGAAGATAAGCTTCGTGAGGTTCTTGAGGAAGTACCTCGTGTACGTAAGGATCTTGGTGAGCCACCACTTGTTACACCTTCATCACAGATTGTTGGAACACAGGCTGTATTCAATGTTCTTATGGGTGAGAGATACAAGGTTGTTACAGAGCAGACTAAGGATATTCTCCTTGGTAAATACGGTCAGACAGTTAAGCCTTTCAACCCAGAGGTTGTAGAAAAGGCACTTGGTCCTGACAAAGATAAAGCTATCACATGCCGTCCAGCAGACTTGCTTGAGCCAGGACTTAAGAAGTTTGAAGAGGAATGTGCTAGATGGAAGCAGCAGGATGAGGATGTGTTATCATACGCATTATTCCCAAAGGTTGCTACAGAGTTCTTCGAGTATCGTGAGGCTCAGCAGACAAAGGTTGATCCTGCAAAGGCAGATAAGGAAAATAAAGCTTATCCAGTATAA
- a CDS encoding NAD(P)/FAD-dependent oxidoreductase: protein MSKVIVVGGGAAGMMAAYAAGMCGHEVTLLEKNEKLGKKIYITGKGRCNFTNACDETDFFKNVVSNPKFLYSALYTFNSDAMIGFIEMHGTETKVERGNRAFPVSDHASDITKALKNGLDEYNVKILLNTEVSNIIIENDTAVGVSLKDKTQLRADHVIVCTGGLSYQTTGSTGDGLRWAKKIGIGVTDTRPALVPLNVKEDYVMSMQGLSLKNVNLSIYNGKKKLYDNFGEMLFTHFGVSGPLVLSASSIIGKTLQSEGKLNAFIDLKPALSVEELDARILRDFNDNMNKHLSSVLRGLLPSSMVSVFIELLDIDDNRQINSITKEERANIIKLLKNFPFTITGLREFKEAIVTQGGVCVKDIDPSTMKCKNINGLSFAGEVLDLDAFTGGFNLQIAWSTGYLAGLSI, encoded by the coding sequence ATGAGTAAAGTTATTGTTGTTGGTGGCGGTGCTGCCGGCATGATGGCAGCTTATGCTGCTGGCATGTGTGGCCACGAAGTCACATTGTTAGAAAAAAACGAAAAGCTTGGAAAAAAGATTTATATAACAGGAAAGGGGAGATGTAATTTTACCAATGCCTGTGATGAGACAGATTTCTTCAAGAATGTAGTTAGCAATCCTAAGTTTTTGTACAGTGCACTGTATACCTTCAATTCCGATGCTATGATTGGCTTTATCGAGATGCATGGCACTGAGACAAAAGTCGAAAGAGGAAATAGAGCTTTTCCGGTTTCTGACCACGCTTCAGATATTACAAAGGCCTTAAAAAATGGTCTTGATGAATACAATGTAAAAATTCTTCTTAACACAGAAGTTTCTAATATAATAATAGAAAATGATACAGCTGTTGGAGTATCACTTAAGGATAAAACTCAGTTAAGGGCTGACCATGTTATTGTTTGCACGGGAGGGCTTTCATATCAGACCACCGGTTCTACAGGTGATGGTCTTCGCTGGGCTAAAAAAATCGGTATAGGTGTTACCGATACAAGACCGGCTTTAGTTCCGCTTAATGTAAAAGAAGACTATGTTATGTCGATGCAGGGCCTTTCTCTAAAGAATGTAAATCTTTCTATATATAATGGAAAGAAAAAGCTCTATGATAATTTCGGTGAAATGCTATTCACTCACTTTGGTGTTTCCGGCCCGCTGGTGCTTTCTGCCAGCTCTATTATCGGAAAGACTTTACAGAGCGAAGGTAAGCTTAATGCTTTTATCGACTTGAAGCCTGCGCTTTCTGTTGAGGAGTTGGATGCCAGAATACTTAGGGACTTTAATGATAATATGAATAAGCATCTTAGTTCTGTTCTGAGAGGACTTCTTCCTTCGTCTATGGTATCTGTTTTTATAGAACTTTTAGATATCGATGATAATAGACAAATCAACTCTATCACCAAAGAAGAACGAGCTAATATTATCAAACTACTTAAGAACTTCCCTTTCACCATTACAGGTTTAAGAGAATTCAAGGAGGCAATTGTCACTCAGGGTGGAGTTTGCGTCAAGGATATTGACCCATCCACTATGAAATGTAAAAATATAAATGGCCTTTCTTTTGCAGGAGAGGTTCTGGATTTGGATGCCTTTACAGGTGGATTTAATCTTCAGATAGCATGGTCTACAGGTTATCTTGCTGGACTTAGTATTTAA
- the rsxC gene encoding electron transport complex subunit RsxC — MGLRTFKGGVHPYEGKELSKEKPIKDIKPQGLMVYPLSQHIGAPAQACVAVGDSVLRGQKIAEAGGFVSAPIFSSVSGTVKAIEPRRVATGDMVNSIIIESDGQFIETGFEPCEDYTKLSNEEIIKKIQDAGIVGMGGAGFPTHVKLSPNNPEKIEYIIANCAECEPYLTSDYRSMVEEPEKLITGMKIILQLFPKAKGLLGVEDNKSDVIASLEKLVENEPRIEVVPLLTKYPQGGERQIIKACTGREINSKMLPADAGCIVDNVATINAIYTAIVEGKPVMDRIFTLTGDAVMEPRNYRICIGMSCKEILEAAGGFVREPAKIISGGPMMGFAVMDADIPTTKTSGALVCLSEDEVSMYETTACINCGRCVEACPEKLIPSRLSKFSDHGDKETFEKWYGLECIECGSCSFACPARKPLAQSIKTMKKQILADKRKK, encoded by the coding sequence ATGGGCCTTAGAACATTTAAAGGTGGCGTCCATCCTTATGAAGGCAAGGAACTTTCCAAAGAAAAGCCTATTAAGGATATTAAGCCACAGGGCTTAATGGTATATCCATTATCCCAGCACATAGGTGCACCAGCACAAGCATGTGTCGCAGTAGGCGATAGTGTGCTCAGAGGTCAGAAAATTGCAGAAGCAGGCGGATTTGTGTCTGCACCAATTTTCTCAAGCGTTTCCGGTACAGTCAAGGCTATTGAGCCTCGACGCGTCGCAACAGGCGACATGGTTAATTCTATCATAATTGAAAGTGATGGCCAATTCATTGAGACAGGATTTGAACCTTGCGAGGATTATACAAAGCTTTCCAATGAAGAAATCATCAAGAAAATTCAGGATGCAGGTATTGTAGGCATGGGAGGTGCTGGTTTCCCTACTCATGTAAAGCTTTCACCTAACAATCCTGAGAAGATTGAATATATTATTGCAAACTGTGCTGAATGCGAACCTTATCTTACATCAGACTATAGAAGTATGGTTGAAGAGCCAGAAAAGCTTATCACTGGCATGAAGATTATTCTTCAGCTTTTCCCAAAGGCAAAAGGTTTGCTTGGCGTAGAAGACAACAAATCTGATGTTATTGCATCATTAGAGAAGCTTGTTGAGAATGAGCCACGTATCGAAGTGGTTCCACTTCTTACAAAGTATCCTCAGGGTGGTGAGCGTCAGATTATCAAGGCGTGCACAGGTCGTGAGATTAACTCAAAGATGCTTCCTGCTGATGCTGGATGTATCGTAGACAATGTTGCTACTATAAATGCTATCTATACAGCAATTGTTGAAGGAAAGCCAGTTATGGACCGTATCTTCACACTTACTGGTGATGCAGTTATGGAGCCACGCAACTACAGAATTTGCATCGGTATGAGCTGCAAGGAAATCCTTGAAGCAGCTGGCGGATTCGTTAGAGAGCCAGCAAAAATCATTTCAGGTGGTCCTATGATGGGCTTTGCTGTTATGGATGCTGATATCCCTACAACAAAGACATCAGGCGCGCTTGTTTGCTTATCAGAAGATGAAGTTTCAATGTACGAAACTACTGCTTGTATTAACTGTGGTAGATGTGTTGAGGCTTGTCCTGAAAAATTAATACCTTCTAGACTTTCTAAGTTCTCTGATCACGGAGACAAGGAAACGTTCGAAAAATGGTATGGTCTTGAATGTATTGAATGTGGTAGCTGCAGCTTTGCTTGTCCAGCTAGAAAGCCACTGGCTCAGTCAATTAAGACTATGAAAAAACAAATTCTTGCAGATAAGAGAAAAAAGTAG
- the cmk gene encoding (d)CMP kinase, whose translation MAMNVAIDGPAGAGKSTIAKAVAAKKGYVYVDTGAMYRAMALYFLRAGIASDDEKAISEKVDEIVVSIKYEDGAQHVILNGEDVTGLIRTEEVGNMASATSVYSAVRTKLVALQQELAKTTDVIMDGRDIGTVVLPNADVKVFLTASVECRAKRRFDELKAKGADPDFDQIAKDIEERDYRDSHREISPLKQADDAVLVDSSDMTIDEVVAAIIDLCK comes from the coding sequence ATGGCAATGAATGTTGCAATCGACGGACCTGCAGGTGCAGGCAAATCTACAATAGCAAAAGCTGTTGCAGCAAAGAAAGGATATGTATATGTAGATACTGGTGCTATGTATAGAGCAATGGCACTTTATTTTCTGAGAGCAGGTATCGCTTCGGATGATGAGAAAGCCATTTCTGAAAAAGTAGATGAAATAGTTGTTTCTATTAAATATGAAGATGGTGCTCAGCATGTAATCCTTAATGGCGAGGATGTTACTGGTCTTATTCGTACAGAAGAGGTTGGAAACATGGCTAGCGCAACTTCTGTTTACTCTGCAGTTAGAACAAAGCTTGTTGCTTTACAGCAGGAGCTCGCTAAAACTACAGATGTAATTATGGACGGAAGAGATATCGGTACTGTAGTTCTTCCTAATGCTGATGTTAAGGTATTCCTTACAGCATCTGTTGAGTGCAGAGCAAAGAGACGTTTTGATGAGCTTAAGGCAAAGGGTGCAGATCCTGATTTTGATCAAATCGCAAAAGATATCGAAGAGAGAGATTACAGAGATTCTCACAGAGAGATAAGCCCATTGAAGCAGGCTGACGATGCAGTATTAGTTGATAGCTCAGATATGACTATTGATGAAGTAGTTGCTGCAATTATAGACTTATGTAAATAA